ggtgaaatgcgcacagaacaatgtcacactactattttttcccgactttagtccagctacagcgatcaggagaaaggcatttggtccggttttgaagaagatgacagcgcttggcatccagcccttcctcatctatccggcggtggttaaactacggcacaaaggggaacagaaaagcttcgattcccctcagaaagcggaggattttatcagctccctGTCTCAGCAGAAGACATATGCCGCGGCTCTGCGGGGCGGCGACGGGGGAACGGCGGCCGCTGTCTCTCCGGTCCAACGGAAGGAACTTGATGGCCGGGATGGACATGGTCCTAGCTGCCCAGTAGGGGATGGTGGTAGGATGGACATGGACGCTTGCTAActctattttttgctttttcttctctcctctctactaccgagatattgtccctattgtgacgggaggagccaacgacagacacagtgggtgtggcgtcaggcctcggagaggcttttattaacaaaatagagtgtccaggggaagaagtgtccaaaataaacagggggtctggtgtcctcgtcgtgctgcggggtttgtgcaggagggcagtgttccaggaggggaagggtccagggaaggggcggagtccggcggccgcacgcgctcccactcgggtccgggacgcgagggcggcggcttcatcatagcggcggctcttacacgtcgtccacggcctttggcaggacttgtacggcccgacatcctggtccgacggccgtaatacgggtgcggctttcgtccggaccgcgggttcggcagctcacgtcttcggtggcgcgatgtccccacgcacccttcctggacccacgaggacaccagcgtgcatgcacggggaagagaccggtctcgaggagaggcgctgggcatttaacagcggcggtgatgaggcttcattcagtccagctgtgcctcatcacacgccgccagccgcgttgatcccacgcccctcctctcatccacccactccagtcgggagcctggtgaagggcggcgaataagggacggggtggtgatgataatgagggggagggccactgaTCCGTCACACTATATATCCGGTACAACGATCTTGTTGCTGGTAAGACTGACActccttttttttctctctctctctttgttggaggggactaattgagagtaggtttaattaaaaatattttttggctgtgtgggcctttcgggagacatgtcttgcgttggagtggatcggtcacgaaccatcactatttttgttgctcagtcagacctatgttctcggtaatgtgcggtctgagttgttccttgtttatggttgttggttgttcaggtttttatgttgtttttactttttacaacagacatttatactgttatttattttatcttatttctaaagggatttttcaTCTAGGAGGTTTGGTATCTAAAATGCACATCAGCGTTTACATGCTACTTACAGAATGGACatgcttctgttttttttcatttattgattacaattttgggattatgaatattcaatgcatactctaaatattttatcactgaatgtgaatggtttaaattctgctgttaaacgaacccgtgtgttagaatatttacaccgtaaatattcctgtgccctaattcaagagacgcatttaaaacaatctgacgtggcacgttttcagaataaatattataaattagcggctttttcctgcgctcaaaataaaactaagggggtgcttattcttgttaatcgaaagttaaatttaacaattgaacaccttggtagtgatgagaagggtagatttgtttttatccgatgcaaaatatataataataggttagcattggtctctatttacggtccgaatgagacagacagtgcgttccttacacagatttccaaaacattacttgagcagactgactgcccattagttgtgggtggtgattttaatgctgtcataaatcctgctttagataaatctcaatctgatacaacagccaatccatcttctaaattactgaataaattcatcacggagctcaacttaatcgatctttggagaattcagaatactaaagctaaggacttcacttttttttctaatagacataagactttctctaggatagactacatatttctcagcccatctttaatttcgtcGAATTCCTCCAtttctatattaccaattttattatctgatcattctgctgtgttgtgcagtgttctctctccgatgttaaagccaagtccctagatggcgctttaacatatcattattaagtaatcagactttcattacttcactaaaataatatattaaggaatttcttgaaatcaatatgccctctgatgtggatcctcaaataatgtgggaatCGACTAAGTGTGCCATACGAGGGttctgtatatctttctcttctactcttgccaaagcgaaaactcaccagtttacacaattagaaaataaaatccaatcattgcaaaacctacaaaaacaacattttactgatcAACAGGCTACACggttgtcctctttaaaagaagaatatgatttactttcacactcaataaaatcatcggatgatcaggtcaccacgaaccctgcggcaattaatgacatatttaaaggtttttacatgaatctgtataaagccgaaacagattttgatgaaccaatttgtaagcagtatttagataaattggaactgcctcgaatctcacagatggataaagaatctttggaggccccattaagtttggaggagcttcgcgtctctctaaaaagccttcaaaagggcaaatcgccaggtctagatggtctcccccctgaattatatttagaaatttgggatttggtagggacacttatgcttaattcatttaattttgcaattgaacatggggtatttcatagagatcaaaaaacatcactgatttcattacttcttaaaaaagggaaagacccattagattgttccagctacagaccgatttcacttatcccatgtgatcttaaaatctatgctaaagtttttgcttttcgtatggagaaggtaattcatagtttgatcaaggaggaccaaactggtttcatcaaggggcgcaatgcatatgacaatatgcgtcgactccttcatattcttgactttgcagactcccacccgaccccttgtgcggtcttttcacttgatgcagaaaaagcctttgacaggctagagtggaattatatgtgggcagttctgcaatgtttcggcttcggtgaacacttcatttctatgattaagacattataccactcacctgcagcatcagtcataactggtaatattatttcccccccattccctttgcagcggggaacaaggcagggatgtccgctttcccccttattgttttgtctatctcttgaacccttagcacaagccatcaggaaatctgaagtatcgattaagattcatgatcataatcatagtatttcattatacgctgatgatattattctatatttagaccactttgatgtttcagtctctagtataattaagcagaggtgggtagagtacccaaaaactgtactcaagtaaaagtaaaagtacttgaagaaatatttactcaagtaaaagtaaaagtaatagtctgaatagttacttgagtaagagtaaaaagtaCCGgataaaaactactcaagtagttagttactagttactttggatcatatactgcatatagtatacttttatttagataaatatatatttagataaaattttatatacatacatgcatacatacatacacacacacacacacacacacacactgctgttcaaaatacttttaatgttttttttaatgtaatttatttcagtgatgcaaatcagaatttttatcagcctgatttattatcaatgctgttcttttttagctttctattcataaaagaaccctgaacaaaatgtcacaggttccaaaaaatattaagcagcaaaactgttccctgttgaaaaaaacagcatatgctggcatggtatgttttgaagcatgggatgctggtttgagctgatttaagctggtccttagctggtcatgtgctggtcctaagatggtccgaccagctcaagaccagcacatgatcagcataaaccagcatcccagcttcaaaacatacctaaccagcatatgctgtttttttgtttttgtttttttcaacaacactggtaataaatcaatatatttgaatgatttctgaaggatcatatgactctgaaaactggagtaacagctgataaaaattcagacttgcatcactgaattaaatacaattattttaaagtatattaattatgtataataaatgtatatatgtatataacctctgacacggagaagagtgaaaactcctcacatgaccgctacagaacatctgaacataacgaaacaaatgcacattgacggatctgcttccgtctgttctgcaaaatgtaaacaaatgtagcctttatttctgaaagcgtaaatattgtgaaaatatcaatattaattgcctccaggcaaggcattcctcctggaactaacgcgggttatcgggtgtttatttcatactctgtgactctgcttatttaatgaataaattatacattgtatttaatgtgtaaggtacatgtacaacaaactggcaatgtcatagtggtatcgtgtactgtaatcgaatctatacctgtggaaccgacagcacacgcggtgttcatctaataaaggtcttcatagctagcaaacaatagcctttgctttcaactgactgttgatccaaagccacgtcttcaacgctcttctacaactctgagtgagagccacttcagacgactcagcgcgcggcagggaactgaacgaatcattcaaactgattcgcgaaccgattcactggtctgccaactggtttgatcaagccttcgaacagaattgactcaaaagaatgaatcattcgcgaacgggcatcggtcattgcccagaaaaaaaagtagacggcgcgcttggaataaattgaaggatttttaacttgtactgcattaagataaagtaacgagaggagcgtcgcccacagtaacgaagtaaaagtaccgtttttacactaaaaatgtacttgagtaagagtaaaagtacccatttttaaatatactctaaaagtattagttacccaaaaaatttactcaagtaaatgtaaagaagtaaatgtaactcgttactacccacctctgtaattaaggaatttgataattttagtagcttatcaggatataaaataaattggagcaaatctgctttaatgccaattaacaatgttaaagttaattcttctattccctcatttatccctattaaggaatctttcatctatttgggcattaccatacataaaaacattcataagattgccagagacaattttaataatattttagttaaggtcaaaaatgacattcaaagatggaagaatcttaaagtatctcttcaaggaagaatctccactgttaagatgaatttgttacctcgatttaatttttttttctctatgctaccactttctccccctccaggttactttaaggagatcaactccataatttctaaatttatctggaatgataaatgccccagaattaagcttaccacattacaacatcctaatagcgcaggaggactggctgtaccaaattttgaactgtattattggtcgttccagcttaaggctcttcataattgggttgatcctcaatctacagtttcttggagagtgattgaagctgacaaggttaaaccaaatagactccaagatatgttatttactggcacaggaaacaaaggggataattataaatttggtccggttgtggccaattctattaaaatctggaaaacggtggaacgtcggataggaggaaccttcaaattttgtaacagtacacctttatggcacaattttaattttgtatgcggaaatcgtccatttgtccaaccctcttggtcctctttgggtgtaaacacatgcggtgatatatatgataaccagggcttatgttcatttcagacattaagaaccaaattttgtctaccagcatccgcatattttgtctttcttcaattacgttctgctctcaaagcgtatggagttccttgggcatctcccatctcctctcatcctatgcaagattggattgcaccatctgttggtcggccgtctgtttctttaatatataataagattattgattgcattacaaaacctcttgctattaaaactatttggaatggggaattatctgaccttaatttgtctgtcgactgggagagagtgtggtctaatctcagtttaacatctaaaaatctggctcatcgtcttattcacttcaaagtcattcatagagcatacataactccttacaaaaaaaaaacattgatgcttggcagtgctttctctttgatatacgtgactgtataaaagagtgacttttatgtttttcttgtccttccctctctccctccctttgactggactttgagatattgagtatgtgtctgttgttgtttttattattattttgtattttttatttattttatttatttatttattttttttttggatgttatgtatgaaaaataaaaaaatgttgataacaaaaaaaaaaataaataaaaaaaataaaaaaaataaagatatgtACACAGATCATATGCTCTCTTATAAGAGTGCTCTTTTAACTGCTAAATCTGATTACTATTCGAATATAATTGGGATAGATGAAGGGATTACAAGGTCCTTGTTTAATACAGTAAATACTATTCTACGTCCACCTGATACCCTTCCTTCTCATCTATACTCTAGTGATCTATGTGATAAATTAATGACCTTTTttaatactaaaattaaaaatattcatcAACAATCAACTTTTCAAAAAAATGCGGCATCTGATCTGTTGTATTTATCGTCCCACGATTCTCTTCTGTGTCTACTTAACAGTTTTGAACTTCCAACTATTGATGAAATATCAGGTCTTATCAAACAATCTAAGTCTTCCACTTGCCTGTTAGATCCACTCCCTACTCACCTGGACAAagcttgtttttcttctctatcTGATATAGTAACTGATATCATACACTCGTCTCTCACCTCTGGTGTGGTACCTTCATCTTTTAAGGTTGCTGTAATTACTCCAAGACTTAAGAAACCGGAGCCGACCCTAATAATTTTTCCAACTTTCGTCCAATTTCCAATTTACCTTTTCTCTCAAAAATCCTGAAAACGTTGTTGCATCTCAGGTTCActatcatcttttaaaaatagtttgtttGAAAAATTCCAATCCGGTTTCCACCCTTTGCATAGTACAGAGACGGCCATGGTTAAAGTTGTTAATGATTTGCTGATGTCAGCCGACTCTGGACTTTTAACTATACTTATTCTACTCGATTTAAGCGCAGCTTTTCATACAATTTCTCATCAAGTTCTCCTAGATAGACTCCACTCCATAGGTATTACTGGCGTCCCTCTTAGTAGGTTCAGATCCTATCTTTCTGGGCACAATCAGTTTATTCAACTTAAAATGTCAAATCTTACgttttcttgtccttccctctctcctccctttgactggactttgagatattgagtatgtgtctgttgttgtttttattattattttgtatttttatttatttatttatttatttattttttttttggatgttatgtatgaaaaataaaaaatgttgataacaaaaaaaaaaataaataaaaaataaaaaataaagatatgtACACAGATCATATGCTCTCTTATAAGAGTGCTCTTTTAACTGCTAAATCTGATTACTATTCGAATATAATTGGGATAGATGAAGGGATTACAAGGTCCTTGTTTAATACAGTAAATACTATTCTACGTCCACCTGATACCCTTCCTTCTCATCTATACTCTAGTGATCTATGTGATAAATTAATGACCTTTTttaatactaaaattaaaaatattcatcAACAATCAACTTTTCAAAAAAATGCGGCATCTGATCTGTTGTATTTATCGTCCCACGATTCTCTTCTGTGTCTACTTAACAGTTTTGAACTTCCAACTATTGATGAAATATCAGGTCTTATCAAACAATCTAAGTCTTCCACTTGCCTGTTAGATCCACTCCCTACTCACCTGGACAAagcttgtttttcttctctatcTGATATAGTAACTGATATCATACACTCGTCTCTCACCTCTGGTGTGGTACCTTCATCTTTTAAGGTTGCTGTAATTACTCCAAGACTTAAGAAACCGGGAGCCGACCCTAATAATTTTTCCAACTTTCGTCCAATTTCCAATTTACCTTTTCTctcaaaaatcctgaaaaacgtTGTTGCATCTCAGGTTCActatcatcttttaaaaaatagtttgtttgAAAAATTCCAATCCGGTTTCCACCCTTTGCATAGTACAGAGACGGCCATGGTTAAAGTTGTTAATGATTTGCTGATGTCAGCCGACTCTGGACTTTTAACTATACTTATTCTACTCGATTTAAGCGCAGCTTTTCATACAATTTCTCATCAAGTTCTCCTAGATAGACTCCACTCCATAGGTATTACTGGCGTCCCTCTTAGTAGGTTCAGATCCTATCTTTCTGGGCACAATCAGTTTATTCaacttaaaaatgtcaaatcttACGTTTCACCTGTTACAACTGGTGTCCCTCGAGGCTCTGTTTTAGgccctgttttatttatctactACCCCTTGGTCACATTTTTAGGAAATAtggcattcattttcattgCTATGCTGACGATACCCAGCTTTATTTGTCCTCTAAACCAAATTCTACCcttctttcttcctctcttttAGGCTGCTTAGAAGAGATTAAATCCTGGTTTTCACGTAATTTTCTTAAGCTAAATACTGATAAAACAGAAGTTCTCCTTGTTGGTACAAAATCTAACTTATCAAAGTTCAataatttttctctctctattgATAACTCCATAATCTGCTCATCTACTCAGGTTAAAAGTCTGGGTGTCATCCTCAACAGTACTTTATCTTTTGGAAAGCATGTGAACAATATTACTCGGTctgcatattttcatttacggAACATTAGTCGTCTTCGTCCATTCCTCACACCAAATTCAACAGCTACTCTTTTACATGCTCTAGTTACCTCACGCATTGATTATTGTAACTCCATTCTTTTTGGGCTACCCCATAAACTTCTTCATAAGCTTCAATTGGTCCAGAATTCAGCTGCCCGTATAATTACTAGAACCTCTTCCACCGAGCATATTACTCCAGTTCTCTACTACCTTCACTGGCTACCTGTTAAATATCGCATAGAGTACAAGATTTTACTACTCACTTTCAAAGCTCTTCATAGTTCTGCTCCACCTTATCTTGCTGATTTGCTTCATATTTACATTCCGAAACGTACTCTCAGATCTTCTTCATCTGTTTCCCTTGTTGTACCTTCTGTTCGTCTAGCCACTATGGGGTCTAGGGCTTTCAGTTGTGCTGCTCCTAATCTCTGGAATTCTCTTCCACAATCTATTCGAGAAAGTGACTGCCTGACTACTTTTAAATCATCCCTTAAAACTTACCTGTTCAGATTAGCTTTTTCGgataaattttaaatgatttattgttataattgttaTTTGCTGTATTGCCGTCAGGATTTTGTGTTATGTTATCATTTTAACCACAGTCCAACAAGCACATTTTACTCAAGCTTACTCGGCATGAATCTCTCTTTAACAATATACATTAGGATGCTTGATAACGGTCAGGTGGTCTAATGAGACGGGTAGGATAGCGTTTTAAAGTCTCTCTTGTTTGTACCATCTCAGAAGGTGCTCTGTCAGTGTTACCTGACCCTGGGCTATCAGTTATCACATCAAAAAAATCGTTAGTCTTTTCACTGGTATTCTCCAGAAGGGAATGCGTTTGGGAATTATCAGAACAAACGGGAACAACTGGCTCAATTGAGGTGTCAGACGATGGAACTCCCTGTCTCAACATTTGATCAACATGACGTTTCCAGGATCCAGCAGCGCCCACATTGACGATGTAGGAGACAGGTCCCGTTCTTGACATTACCACTCCAGGTATCCATTTTTCTCCTTTTCGGTAGTCACGTACAAGGATGGAGTCTCCAACACAAAATTCCCTCGACTTTGAGTGTTCCTGGCGTCGTAACTGCTGAGCCTCCTGAGACTGACTCACAGTTCTGGCAAGACTAGGTTTAAGAAGATCCAGTCGGGTTCTTAATTTGCGATTGAGGAATAACATCGCAGGTGACTCCTTAGTAGTAGCATGAGGAGTGTTTCTGTATGTTAACAAGAATCCATCAAGTCTCTGTTGGATCGGAGCTGACCCCCTGGAAGCTTTCAGAGCGTGTTTGAATGTTTGGACAAAACGCTCAGCTTGCCCATTACTAGAGGGGTGATAGGGCGCAGAGCGGATATGTTGCACCCCATTTGCCTTCAGGAAGAATGAGAACTCCTCAGCGCAAAACTGCGGGCCGTTGTCACTGACAATGACGTTAGGGACACCATAACGACTGAAAAGTCCCCATAAGACTTGAATAGTTTTGCTTGTCGTAGTACTGTCCATGATGGATACTTCAGGCCATTTTGAGTGCGCATCAACTACAATGAAGTACATATGGCCTTCAAAGGGACCAGCAAAATCCACATGTAACCTTTCCCAAGGATGAGTTGGCCAAATCCATGGGTGAAGTGGTGCAGGACAGGGGGCATTTTGGATACGTTGACAGGACTGACATAACTTGGATTGTGACTCAATCTGTCCATCGATACCCGGCCACCAGACGTAGCTACGGGCCAGATGTTTCATCCTTACCACCCCAGGATGGCCTATGTGTAGGTCAGCTAACACCCGGTGGCGGAGTTTGGGAGGTACAATAACACGACTCCCCCACATTAAACATCCTTGTACCACTGTAAGTTCGTGACGACGAGTCACGAAAGGTAGCAAGTCTGTGGGTATATCTTTAGGTTTTGGGAACCGTCCAGATGAAACCATGTCCAGCACAGATGACAAAGTGGGATCTGTTAGGGTGtcacatttaatttcagcattaCTGACAGGCAGGGTGGCTACCTGATTGGCATAGAACACATCCACTGTGTCcattttctctgtgtgtgtcactGGCAATGGTAGCCGTGAAAGTCCATCTGCATTGGCATGGTGGGCTGCTTTCTTATACTCAAGGACATAATCATGGGCGGCTAAAAGCAAAGCCCATCGTTGCATTCTGGCTGCTGCCATGGATGGAATGCTCCTGTTAGGACTAAGAATAGCAGTTAGTGGT
The sequence above is a segment of the Onychostoma macrolepis isolate SWU-2019 chromosome 22, ASM1243209v1, whole genome shotgun sequence genome. Coding sequences within it:
- the LOC131531087 gene encoding uncharacterized protein K02A2.6-like → MDGIEAKIRLKPDHTPKFYQPRIVPYAIRPKVEAELTRLTEMGVISPIQYSEWATPVVPVIKKDGSVRLCGDFKVTLNPAICVDHYPLPRIEDLFASLAGGQLFSKLDLSNAYLQMPVAQESRKLLTISTQKGLFCYNRLPFGISPAPALFQKAMDQVLLGIPNTHCYLDDILITGRDDAEHLKTLDQVLSRLEKYGLKLQREKCEFFKQSLEYLGHYIDAAGLHKSPEKIKAIMEAPTPANVSQLRSFLGMINYYGRFIPNLASVLNPLNTLLCKEKKWYWSVACEQSFQKAKDLLTSPAILTHYDPELPIRLACDASPYGVGALISHLCPNGEEKPIAFASRTLSRAERNYAQIEREALSIIFGIRKFHQYLYGRRFTLLTDHQPLTAILSPNRSIPSMAAARMQRWALLLAAHDYVLEYKKAAHHANADGLSRLPLPVTHTEKMDTVDVFYANQVATLPVSNAEIKCDTLTDPTLSSVLDMVSSGRFPKPKDIPTDLLPFVTRRHELTVVQGCLMWGSRVIVPPKLRHRVLADLHIGHPGVVRMKHLARSYVWWPGIDGQIESQSKLCQSCQRIQNAPCPAPLHPWIWPTHPWERLHVDFAGPFEGHMYFIVVDAHSKWPEVSIMDSTTTSKTIQVLWGLFSRYGVPNVIVSDNGPQFCAEEFSFFLKANGVQHIRSAPYHPSSNGQAERFVQTFKHALKASRGSAPIQQRLDGFLLTYRNTPHATTKESPAMLFLNRKLRTRLDLLKPSLARTVSQSQEAQQLRRQEHSKSREFCVGDSILVRDYRKGEKWIPGVVMSRTGPVSYIVNVGAAGSWKRHVDQMLRQGVPSSDTSIEPVVPVCSDNSQTHSLLENTSEKTNDFFDVITDSPGSGNTDRAPSEMVQTRETLKRYPTRLIRPPDRYQAS